The following are encoded together in the Lathyrus oleraceus cultivar Zhongwan6 chromosome 3, CAAS_Psat_ZW6_1.0, whole genome shotgun sequence genome:
- the LOC127128320 gene encoding CDT1-like protein b: MDPKVCDETVKEASVFKPEKIPQAVDESIVCPTPEKKTELLPNKFKDPLSHLPEDYRNIAELFSHMSCSLRLLHLRKKSPTFLNICNKVEVLAKRNFSHADLAQMKYILPEGIEIEKVVVIDKKSLSVKPDLKITLVFEVVKDHSEQSADIALRRLFNSRLINFFNLHPQVTKIPQSRLPEPFSQEACNLAFNEGPADFAAELSSTSNEVVEQLNNLHLTPSFKRRFYQRNATEQTVQTKQVQSFSSSENSLSSDESDSLDNQESESSWQRECTPLSDCESNPNAESGKQKESLAMSFQANVINTPSEHKISSPRFVSRCNSESPDLKIVSCADSLLTQTPALSAPERLVLGSDVKPQKMTAQKSMSGFKPAKRALDFTLTEGNGDFDYRVDMLESSKAMPESEYCKSFDSVSLPQEIQENLCYSFEKINQNQISLDASDDNPPSLVELVNVIDSIFSSAKTNEITKEELLQKIMVNCSDFVETTREVEEQIEILEKIVPDWICKKLLASVDGITLYCVNNAIDLDSVRSRLLSNATKGDE; this comes from the exons ATGGATCCAAAAGTGTGTGATGAAACAGTGAAAGAAGCTTCAGTTTTCAAGCCTGAGAAGATTCCCCAAGCAGTCGATGAATCGATTGTGTGTCCCACTCCAGAGAAGAAGACTGAACTATTACCCAACAAATTCAAGGATCCACTATCCCATCTTCCAGAAGA TTACAGGAACATTGCTGAATTGTTTAGTCATATGAGTTGTTCACTTAGATTGCTGCATCTGCGTAAAAAATCTCCAACTTTTCTGAATATTTGCAACAAGGTTGAAGTTCTTGCTAAAAG AAACTTCTCACATGCTGATCTAGCACAGATGAAGTATATACTCCCTGAAGGGATAGAAATAGAAAAGGTTGTTGTTATTGATAAGAAGAGCTTGTCTGTGAAGCCGGATTTGAAGATCACCTTGGTTTTCGAAGTTGTAAAAGATCACTCTGAACAGTCTGCAGATATAGCTCTTAGACGACTTTTTAATTCCAGGCTGATTAATTTCTTTAATCTGCACCCTCAG GTTACTAAGATTCCACAGTCCAGACTACCAGAGCCCTTTAGCCAAGAAGCTTGTAATTTGGCTTTCAATGAAGGGCCTGCAGATTTTGCAGCAGAACTTTCATCAACTTCCAATGAAGTTGTAGAGCAGCTGAACAACTTACATTTGACTCCATCTTTTAAAAGACGATTTTATCAGAGGAATGCTACTGAACAGACGGTCCAGACTAAGCAAGTTCAGAGCTTTTCATCATCTGAAAACTCTCTGTCATCAGATGAATCTGACTCCCTAGACAACCAAGAAAGTGAAAGCTCATGGCAGAGAGAATGTACACCATTGTCTGATTGTGAGAGTAATCCTAATGCAGAAAGTGGCAAGCAGAAGGAATCATTGGCAATGTCTTTTCAGGCAAATGTTATTAATACACCATCAGAACATAAGATATCCTCTCCGCGTTTTGTTAGCCGCTGTAATTCTGAAAGCCCTGATTTAAAAATTGTCTCTTGTGCTGATAGTTTGTTGACACAGACACCTGCTCTGTCAGCACCTGAGAGATTGGTGCTTGGCTCTGATGTTAAGCCTCAGAAAATGACTGCTCAAAAGTCTATGTCAGGCTTTAAGCCCGCAAAAAGAGCGCTCGACTTTACACTCACAGAAGGCAATGGTGATTTCGATTATAGAGTAGACATGTTAGAATCTAGCAAAGCTATGCCTGAATCTGAGTATTGCAAATCTTTTGATTCTGTTTCCCTGCCTCAAGAG ATACAAGAGAATCTTTGTTATTCCTTTGAGAAaatcaaccaaaatcaaattagTTTGGATGCATCAGATGACAATCCTCCATCATTAGTGGAACTGGTTAATGTGATTGACTCTATATTTAGCTCTGCCAAAACAAATGAAATCACAAAAGAGGAGCTCCTGCAAAAGATAATGGTTAACTGTTCAGATTTTGTTGAGACTACTA GAGAAGTTGAAGAACAGATTGAGATTTTGGAAAAGATTGTGCCAGATTGGATTTGCAAGAAGTTGCTTGCTTCTGTAGATGGAATCACACTGTACTG CGTTAATAATGCGATAGATTTGGACTCGGTTCGATCAAGACTTCTCAGTAATGCAACCAAAGGAGACGAGTGA